One region of Girardinichthys multiradiatus isolate DD_20200921_A chromosome 1, DD_fGirMul_XY1, whole genome shotgun sequence genomic DNA includes:
- the si:dkey-72l14.3 gene encoding glyco_hydro_56 domain-containing protein: protein MAWNEPQFHPDPQPLPKQTQCNFLFYSSTLIFIVIGYFAGPCNPGPAKPARLPLLSGQPFIIFWGIPDSSCIGRLNPTSFGMEREGRVAVFYEDSLGNYPYFQDKNTPINGGIPQYTRLDGHVQKMKQDLEAALPAPRYLGLGVLRWAEWVPQWSRNQEKQTMYLEASRKLLRSFFPKWTPEEVEKWSQVDFEAAAQSVMVETLREVKRLRPKALWGFSPFPGCYNSDPTQTQLANYTGQCPPAEMDLNDELLWLWKRSSALFPLLTLEKRQGGTVAARSFLSSQIKEALRLASVAGADFDLPVFPLIKSVYASTKTFLSQADLINTIGESAAMGTAGVVIWDRSEMKTERECQDLAVFVRKVLGPYSVNVTTATQSCSVSLCQGKGRCVRQNQDSSAYLHLPAQSSAAEKATEKAERAEATEQPDAGTKAAELDPAEIWKKDFQCQWYKSADVEISEWQAPKDGASNGGKADGSAGNTAETRTASATRSASETTFGGRDFAGTGSQTALQEVQTDSGTELSGPKLHALLLLLGAGCLCL from the exons ATGGCGTGGAATGAACCACAGTTCCATCCAGATCCACAGCCGCTACCAAAACAGACACAGTgcaattttctattttattcatccacacTGATCTTCATCGTGATTGGTTACTTTGCTGGTCCCTGTAATCCTGGTCCAGCAAAGCCTGCCCGTCTTCCACTCCTGTCTGGACAACCTTTCATTATCTTCTGGGGGATCCCAGACTCTTCCTGCATCGGCCGCCTAAACCCCACATCTTTTGGTATGGAACGGGAGGGTCGAGTAGCTGTCTTTTACGAGGATTCGCTGGGTAACTACCCATATTTtcaagacaaaaacacaccaaTCAACGGAGGGATTCCACAGTACACACGACTGGATGGCCATGTCCAGAAGATGAAGCAGGACTTGGAGGCGGCTTTACCTGCCCCCAGGTACCTGGGCCTGGGGGTCCTCCGTTGGGCAGAGTGGGTCCCCCAGTGGTCAAGAAaccaagaaaaacagacaatgtACCTGGAGGCATCCAGGAAACTGCTCAGGAGTTTCTTTCCTAAATGGACCCCAGAGGAAGTGGAGAAGTGGTCACAG GTGGACTTTGAGGCAGCAGCCCAGTCAGTCATGGTGGAGACTCTGCGTGAGGTTAAAAGGTTGAGACCCAAGGCATTGTGGGGTTTCTCTCCTTTCCCTGGCTGCTATAACAGCGACCCCACCCAAACCCAGTTAGCCAATTACACCGGCCAGTGCCCTCCTGCAGAGATGGATCTCAACGATGAGCTTCTGTGGCTGTGGAAAAGAAGCTCCGCACTCTTCCCCCTCCTGACCCTGGAGAAGCGGCAG GGCGGGACTGTGGCAGCCAGGTCCTTTTTATCAAGTCAAATAAAAGAAGCACTACGATTAGCATCTGTGGCTGGAGCAGACTTCGATCTACCTGTTTTTCCTTTGATAAAGAGTGTTTATGCTTCCACTAAAACTTTCTTATCACAG gctgaCCTCATCAACACTATAGGAGAGAGTGCTGCCATGGGAACTGCAGGAGTTGTCATCTGGGATAGAAGTGAAATGAAAACAGAG AGAGAATGCCAAGACCTGGCAGTGTTTGTTCGTAAAGTCCTGGGCCCTTACTCCGTCAACGTTACCACTGCAACTCAATCCTGTTCAGTCTCCCTTTGCCAGGGGAAGGGTCGGTGTGTTCGTCAAAATCAAGATAGCTCTGCTTATCTCCATCTTCCAGCCCAATCCAGTGCAGCAGAGAAGGCAACGGAAAAG GCAGAGCGAGCAGAAGCCACCGAACAGCCTGATGCAGGGACTAAAGCAGCTGAACTGGATCCAGCTGAGATCTGGAAAAAAGACTTCCAATGCCAGTGGTACAAGAGTGCAGATGTGGAAATCTCTGAATGGCAGGCCCCCAAAGACGGGGCGTCTAATGGAGGAAAAGCTGATGGAAGTGCTGGAAACACAGCAGAGACCAGAACAGCTTCCGCAACAAGAAGTGCCTCTGAGACTACTTTTGGAGGAAGAGATTTTGCTGGTACGGGCAGTCAAACAGCTTTACAGGAAGTACAGACAGACAGTGGTACTGAACTGAGTGGCCCAAAGCTACATGCTTTGCTTCTGCTGCTGGGAGCTGGATGCTTATGCCTGTAA
- the borcs6 gene encoding BLOC-1 related complex subunit 6 — protein MSLSPVIGTEVPEAANGLATPVSLENGPHAPVSVKYGGSRLPGNGAESMDGSSGHTENHVDMGNRLHTVESTFDTETNIIERTSSLSIHSPQVVHPSVHDGTGTGSSEPKDTDISEAPRTEDMVLMWDSAQHAEPKDPCQQGGSDIAEIHQTEAESVERWLGSRGKEDDGEEEKQDMETDEKNENSWRNTGGRTEKAPSQHYSSSAPGPSTSSCSTPQPALLASDDTPCPPHVMAQVWVRNNRGMQDSKSLDEISQACGGGPGARGGGKGGQSEGRRATISSALELEGTVSHEGDLTNFITKNLEQKIKMSSKPSLDCSDSDCSGPIYRSRGMTRRPADIPPIDPTVLLDLQRHTQEVAHSVEMMMKSLNGTIQNMTALSVGYIQTYRDSVDSLGESVDMSIKGMYTLMARCEELDRSMQPIHTLAAQIRDIKRTLDALEAICK, from the exons ATGAGTCTCTCCCCTGTTATTGGCACTGAAGTGCCAGAAGCAGCTAATGGATTGGCGACACCTGTGTCTTTGGAGAACGGCCCTCATGCACCGGTCTCAGTAAAATATGGTGGGAGCAGGTTACCTGGTAATGGAGCAGAGTCGATGGACGGGTCCTCTGGACACACAGAGAACCACGTTGATATGGGAAACAGACTGCACACAGTAGAAAGCACCTTTGACACTGAGACAAATATTATTGAAAGAACATCTAGTTTATCAATACACAGCCCTCAGGTGGTACACCCATCTGTCCATGATGGGACAGGCACAGGAAGCTCCGAACCCAAAGACACAGACATTTCTGAGGCCCCCAGGACTGAAGATATGGTTCTCATGTGGGATTCAGCACAGCATGCAGAGCCCAAAGACCCATGTCAGCAGGGAGGGTCTGACATTGCAGAAATACACCAGACAGAGGCTGAGAGTGTAGAGAGATGGCTTGGAAGCAGAGGTAAAGAGGATGATGGagaggaagagaaacaggatatGGAGACTGATGAGAAGAATGAGAACAGTTGGAGGAACACAGGAGGAAGAACAGAGAAGGCG CCCTCACAACACTACTCCTCTTCAGCCCCTGGTCCTAGTACCTCCTCCTGTTCCACTCCTCAACCTGCTCTTCTCGCCTCAGATGACACCCCATGCCCTCCTCATGTTATGGCTCAGGTGTGGGTTCGCAACAATCGGGGGATGCAGGACAGCAAGAGTCTGGATGAAATCAGTCAAGCCTGTGGAG gtgGTCCAGGAGCCAGAGGAGGTGGCAAAGGTGGGCAGTCAGAGGGCCGAAGGGCAACAATCTCCTCAGCTTTGGAACTGGAGGGGACGGTCAGCCATGAAGGGGACCTCACCAACTTCATCACAAAGAACCTGGAGCAGAAGATTAAAATGAGCTCCAAGCCCAGTCTGGACTGCAGTGATT CTGACTGTTCAGGTCCAATCTACCGAAGCCGAGGGATGACACGGAGACCAGCAGACATCCCACCTATTGATCCTACAGTTCTGTTGGACCTCCAGAGACACACTCAGGAGGTGGCGCACAGTGTGGAGATGATGATGAAGAGCCTAAACGGAACTATTCAGAAT ATGACAGCTCTGAGTGTTGGCTACATCCAGACCTACAGAGACTCTGTTGACAGCCTGGGAGAGTCTGTAGACATGAGTATAAAG GGTATGTACACACTAATGGCTCGTTGTGAGGAGCTGGATCGCTCCATGCAGCCCATACACACACTGGCGGCTCAGATCCGTGACATCAAACGCACCCTGGATGCTCTAGAAGCAATCTGCAAGTAA